From the Longimicrobium sp. genome, one window contains:
- a CDS encoding DUF4377 domain-containing protein: MPRFRPLLVALFLLAASVVSACSVISGSDERTITMQVGPVQVDCQGEGQQKCLIVKENGAAEWTYFYGQIEGFTWQPGYVYTLVVAVREIDNPPADGSSRAYRLVKVVEKTPVTFIP; the protein is encoded by the coding sequence ATGCCCCGATTCCGTCCGCTGCTCGTCGCGCTGTTCCTTCTCGCCGCATCGGTGGTGTCGGCGTGCTCGGTCATCTCCGGGTCCGATGAACGCACCATCACCATGCAGGTCGGGCCCGTGCAGGTAGACTGCCAGGGAGAGGGGCAGCAAAAGTGCCTGATCGTGAAGGAGAACGGCGCGGCGGAGTGGACCTACTTCTACGGTCAGATCGAGGGCTTCACGTGGCAGCCGGGCTACGTGTACACGCTCGTCGTAGCCGTCCGGGAGATCGACAATCCGCCGGCCGACGGCTCGTCCCGCGCCTACCGGCTGGTGAAGGTGGTGGAGAAGACGCCCGTGACCTTCATCCCCTGA
- the ligD gene encoding DNA ligase D, with protein MGLGEYHRKRDFSKTAEPRGREHDSGPSLAFVVQKHAASHLHYDFRLELDGVLKSWAVPKGPSYDPTVKRLAVHVEDHPVEYGDFEGIIPKGEYGGGTVMLWDAGRWEAVDDAHKGYRKGHLKFRLDGEKLRGIWHLVRSRRGEEGEKEQWLLFKDDDDFAKPESAGKVTEDEALSVKTGRSIEEIAADADATWRSNRPPTKSRPFAEVAAKVKAKVTGKTARAKAPASPAPTVPGARKAAMPKELLPELATLVDDVPPGEDWLHEIKFDGYRILAFIDGGRVRLVTRKANDWTDRFFGLVAPLKTLPARQAILDGEVVIVAPNGTTSFQMLQNVLNNGRQDELVFYAFDLLYLDGIDLRGVPLSARKEALRALLGGAADGPLRYSDHVTGSGKAFHAQACRMGLEGIISKRADSRYLSKRAKDWLKVKCQKRQEFVIGGWTDPKGSRSGFGSLILGFYRDGELIHAGRVGTGFNEETLRDLHRRLKKLAAETTPFANYGKRKPRDVHWVKPQLVGEVAFTEWTEEGILRHPTFQGLREDKSPRDVVREEEQPVAKAAKDSPAPPSEVSEEREEYPRPLRNRGLLERPPSTRSRSRGRKGPEAEVAGVRISNPDKVLFPDVGVTKLELARYYEEIGDDWMLPYCADRPLTLVRCPEGAGKPCFYQKHADDNFPRPVGRVDVTENTGEEDVYTYVDSVAGLVSMVQMGVLELHVWGSKNDNVDRPDLFILDLDPAEDVAWERVVRSAFSVRDQLGEMGLESWCKTTGGKGLHVVVPLARRHTWEEVKEFTRLFCREVAGRAPGEYITKSTLSKRKGKIFLDYLRNARGATAVSAFSARAKRTCPVSVPLSWEELSPKIRSEAFTPAAVIERLKKLTRDPWEDFYKTRQTITKQMKAAVGM; from the coding sequence ATGGGACTCGGCGAGTACCACCGCAAGCGCGACTTCAGCAAGACCGCGGAGCCACGGGGGCGCGAGCACGACTCGGGCCCCTCGCTGGCGTTCGTGGTGCAGAAGCACGCCGCCAGCCACCTGCACTACGACTTCCGCCTGGAGCTCGACGGGGTGCTGAAGAGCTGGGCCGTTCCCAAGGGCCCCTCGTACGACCCCACCGTCAAGCGCCTGGCCGTCCACGTCGAGGATCACCCGGTCGAGTACGGCGACTTCGAGGGGATCATCCCCAAGGGCGAGTACGGGGGCGGCACGGTGATGCTCTGGGACGCCGGCCGCTGGGAGGCGGTGGACGACGCGCACAAGGGATATCGCAAGGGCCACCTCAAGTTCCGGCTCGACGGCGAGAAGCTGCGCGGCATCTGGCACCTGGTCCGCTCGCGCCGCGGCGAGGAGGGCGAGAAGGAGCAGTGGCTGCTCTTCAAGGACGACGACGACTTCGCGAAGCCCGAAAGCGCCGGCAAGGTGACGGAGGACGAGGCGCTCTCCGTCAAAACTGGACGCTCCATCGAGGAGATCGCCGCGGACGCGGACGCCACCTGGCGCTCCAATCGCCCCCCCACGAAGTCGCGCCCCTTCGCCGAGGTGGCCGCGAAGGTGAAGGCGAAGGTCACCGGGAAGACCGCGCGCGCGAAGGCGCCCGCATCCCCCGCCCCCACCGTGCCCGGCGCGCGCAAGGCGGCGATGCCGAAGGAGTTGCTTCCCGAGCTGGCCACGCTGGTGGACGACGTCCCCCCGGGCGAAGACTGGCTGCACGAGATCAAGTTCGACGGCTACCGCATCCTGGCGTTCATCGACGGCGGCCGCGTGCGGCTGGTGACGCGCAAGGCGAACGACTGGACGGACCGCTTCTTCGGCCTGGTGGCCCCGCTGAAGACGCTCCCCGCCAGGCAGGCGATCCTGGACGGCGAGGTGGTGATCGTGGCACCCAACGGCACCACCAGCTTCCAGATGCTGCAGAACGTGCTCAACAACGGGCGGCAGGACGAGCTGGTCTTCTATGCCTTTGATCTCCTCTATCTGGACGGCATCGACCTGCGCGGCGTTCCCCTCTCCGCGCGCAAGGAGGCGCTGCGGGCGCTGCTGGGCGGCGCGGCGGACGGGCCGCTGCGCTACAGCGACCATGTCACGGGGAGCGGCAAGGCCTTTCACGCGCAGGCGTGCCGGATGGGGCTGGAGGGGATCATCTCCAAGCGCGCCGACAGCCGCTACCTGTCGAAGCGCGCGAAGGACTGGCTGAAGGTGAAGTGCCAGAAGCGTCAGGAGTTCGTGATCGGCGGCTGGACCGACCCCAAGGGCTCGCGCTCGGGCTTCGGCTCGCTGATCCTGGGCTTCTACCGCGACGGCGAGCTGATCCACGCCGGCCGCGTGGGCACGGGCTTCAACGAGGAGACGCTGCGCGACCTCCACCGCCGGCTGAAGAAGCTGGCGGCGGAGACCACGCCCTTCGCCAACTACGGCAAGCGCAAGCCGCGCGATGTGCACTGGGTGAAGCCGCAGCTGGTGGGCGAGGTGGCCTTCACCGAGTGGACGGAGGAAGGGATCCTGCGCCACCCCACCTTCCAGGGGCTGCGCGAGGACAAGTCCCCCCGCGACGTGGTGCGCGAGGAAGAGCAGCCCGTGGCGAAGGCCGCGAAGGACTCCCCCGCCCCGCCCTCAGAGGTTTCCGAGGAGCGCGAGGAGTATCCCCGCCCCCTGCGCAACCGCGGGCTGCTGGAGCGGCCGCCCAGCACGCGCAGCCGCTCGCGCGGGCGGAAGGGGCCGGAGGCGGAGGTCGCCGGCGTGCGCATCTCCAATCCCGACAAGGTGCTGTTTCCGGACGTCGGCGTCACCAAGCTGGAGCTGGCGCGCTACTACGAGGAGATCGGCGACGACTGGATGCTCCCCTACTGCGCCGACCGCCCGCTGACGCTGGTCCGCTGTCCGGAAGGCGCCGGGAAGCCCTGCTTCTACCAGAAGCACGCGGACGACAACTTCCCCAGGCCGGTCGGCCGCGTGGACGTGACCGAGAACACGGGCGAGGAGGACGTCTACACCTACGTAGACTCGGTCGCGGGCCTCGTGTCGATGGTGCAGATGGGCGTGCTGGAGCTGCACGTGTGGGGATCGAAGAACGACAACGTCGACCGCCCCGACCTCTTCATCCTCGACCTGGATCCGGCGGAGGACGTGGCGTGGGAGCGGGTGGTGCGCTCCGCCTTCTCCGTGCGCGACCAGCTGGGCGAGATGGGGCTGGAGAGCTGGTGCAAGACCACGGGCGGCAAGGGGCTGCACGTCGTCGTCCCGTTGGCGCGGCGGCACACGTGGGAGGAGGTGAAGGAGTTCACGCGCCTGTTCTGCCGCGAGGTGGCCGGCCGCGCGCCGGGCGAGTACATCACCAAGAGCACGCTGTCGAAGCGCAAGGGAAAGATCTTCCTGGACTACCTGCGCAACGCGCGCGGCGCCACCGCCGTCTCCGCGTTCTCCGCGCGGGCCAAGCGCACCTGCCCCGTCTCCGTCCCGCTGTCGTGGGAGGAGCTGTCGCCGAAGATCCGCTCCGAGGCCTTCACCCCCGCGGCGGTGATCGAGCGCCTGAAGAAGCTCACCCGCGACCCGTGGGAGGACTTCTACAAGACGCGCCAGACCATCACGAAGCAGATGAAGGCGGCCGTGGGGATGTAG